From Senegalia massiliensis, a single genomic window includes:
- the nifJ gene encoding pyruvate:ferredoxin (flavodoxin) oxidoreductase — translation MSKAMKTMDGNTAAAYVSYAFTDVAAIYPITPSSPMAEYADDWSANGKKNIFGQTVKVTELQSEGGASGAVHGSLQAGALTTTFTASQGLLLMVPNMYKMAGELLPGVFHVSARAVASHALSIFGDHSDVMAARQTGFALLASGSVQEVMDLAGIAHLSAIKSRIPFVHFFDGFRTSHEIQKIEVIDYDEFDKLVDHESVKAFRNRSLNPERPVTRGTAQNPDIFFQARESSNRFYDELPQIVEDYMKEISKVVGREYKPFNYYGAEDAEKVIVAMGSVTETIEETIDYMVSKGEKVGVIKVHLYRPFCEKFFFNVLPKTVKKIAVLDRTKEPGSLGEPLYQDIKTLFYDKNERPLVIGGRYGLGSKDTTPSQIKRVFDELDKDEPRNGFTIGINDDVTHLSLDIEEEINTTPEGTIRCKFWGLGSDGTVGANKNAIKIIGDNTDMYAQGYFSYDSKKSGGITVSHLRFGKKPIKSTYLIEESDFTSCSTQSYVKKYDLLKGLKKGGTFLLNTIWNQDELDEKLPASMKKYIADNDIKFYTIDATHMAQEIGLGHRTNMIMQSAFFKLANVIDLDEAEKYLDEAIVKSYGKKGEKIVEMNKEAVKKGMNNLVKVDVPESWKDETVEKQVAEGEEMPDFIKNILDPVNRQEGDLLPVSSFVGAEDGTFENGSAAFEKRGIAVTVPEWQPDNCIQCNQCSFVCPHAVIRPFLLDEEEVERAPETFDTIKPMGKQFEGLRYKIQISPLDCTGCGNCADICPAKEKALIMKPIETQTEKEIPNWEFAMTVTEKKDRMNLNTVKGSQFAQPLLEFSGACAGCGETPYAKAVTQLYGDRMLIANATGCSSIWGGSAPSTPYCMNSKGQGPAWANSLFEDNAEYGYGMAVATNQLRDKLEVLMNELIELNVSDEVKSVMKEWIDSKEDAEGSKKASAKVLDVINSNDITDEKAKSILKQIGETKDYLVKKSVWIIGGDGWAYDIGFGGLDHVLASGENINVLVFDTEVYSNTGGQSSKATPTSAVAKFAASGKKTKKKDLGMIATTYGYIYVAQVSMGANKNQFMKALVEAESYDGPSIIIAYAPCINHGIKAGMGKAQEQEKNAVDAGYWHLYRYNPTLKEEGKNPFILDSKEPKASFRDFLMSEVRYTSLAATFPEFADQLFEKAEKDAKERYENYKRMAEMEY, via the coding sequence ACATTTTTGGTCAAACAGTAAAAGTGACTGAATTACAATCTGAAGGTGGAGCATCAGGTGCAGTTCATGGCTCTTTACAAGCAGGAGCATTAACTACAACTTTTACGGCTTCTCAAGGATTATTACTTATGGTACCTAACATGTACAAAATGGCAGGAGAACTTTTACCAGGAGTATTCCATGTAAGTGCTCGTGCTGTAGCAAGTCATGCATTATCAATATTTGGGGATCACTCTGATGTTATGGCTGCAAGACAAACTGGTTTTGCTTTACTTGCATCTGGTAGTGTTCAGGAAGTTATGGATTTAGCAGGTATAGCTCATTTATCGGCTATAAAATCTAGAATACCTTTTGTACATTTCTTTGATGGATTTAGAACCTCACACGAAATACAAAAAATTGAAGTTATTGATTATGATGAATTTGATAAATTAGTTGATCATGAATCTGTAAAGGCTTTCAGAAATAGATCATTAAATCCTGAAAGACCAGTAACTAGAGGTACTGCACAAAATCCTGATATATTCTTCCAAGCACGTGAATCTTCAAATAGATTTTATGATGAATTACCTCAAATTGTTGAAGATTATATGAAGGAAATATCAAAAGTAGTAGGTCGTGAATATAAACCATTTAATTATTATGGTGCAGAAGATGCTGAAAAAGTAATAGTTGCAATGGGATCTGTTACTGAAACTATTGAAGAAACAATAGATTATATGGTATCAAAAGGAGAAAAAGTAGGTGTTATAAAAGTACATCTTTATAGACCTTTCTGTGAAAAATTCTTCTTTAATGTGTTACCAAAAACAGTTAAGAAAATCGCAGTACTTGATAGAACGAAAGAGCCAGGATCATTAGGAGAGCCTTTATATCAAGATATAAAAACGCTTTTCTATGATAAAAATGAAAGACCATTAGTAATAGGTGGAAGATATGGTTTAGGTTCAAAAGATACTACTCCTTCACAGATAAAGAGAGTATTTGATGAATTAGACAAAGATGAGCCTAGAAATGGATTTACAATTGGAATTAATGATGATGTAACTCATTTATCTTTAGATATAGAAGAAGAAATAAATACTACACCAGAAGGAACTATTAGATGTAAGTTCTGGGGACTTGGTTCGGATGGAACTGTAGGAGCAAATAAAAATGCAATTAAGATCATTGGAGATAATACTGATATGTATGCTCAAGGTTATTTCTCTTATGATTCTAAAAAATCAGGTGGAATAACAGTATCTCACTTAAGATTTGGTAAAAAGCCAATAAAATCAACATACTTAATTGAAGAATCAGACTTTACTTCATGTTCTACTCAATCATATGTTAAAAAATATGATTTACTTAAGGGTCTTAAAAAAGGTGGTACTTTCTTATTAAATACAATATGGAATCAAGATGAATTAGATGAAAAGTTACCAGCAAGCATGAAGAAATATATAGCAGATAATGATATTAAATTCTATACAATAGATGCTACTCATATGGCTCAAGAAATAGGACTTGGACATAGAACAAATATGATAATGCAATCAGCATTCTTTAAACTTGCTAATGTAATAGATTTAGATGAAGCTGAGAAATATTTAGATGAAGCTATTGTTAAGTCTTATGGTAAAAAAGGTGAAAAAATAGTTGAAATGAATAAAGAAGCAGTTAAAAAAGGTATGAATAACTTAGTTAAAGTAGATGTACCTGAATCTTGGAAAGATGAAACAGTTGAAAAGCAAGTAGCTGAAGGTGAAGAAATGCCTGATTTTATCAAAAATATACTTGATCCAGTTAACAGACAAGAAGGAGACTTATTACCAGTAAGTTCATTTGTAGGAGCTGAAGATGGTACATTTGAAAATGGTTCAGCAGCATTTGAAAAACGTGGTATTGCTGTAACTGTACCAGAATGGCAACCAGACAATTGTATACAATGTAACCAATGTTCGTTTGTTTGTCCACATGCTGTAATTAGACCTTTCTTATTAGATGAAGAAGAAGTGGAAAGAGCACCAGAAACATTTGATACAATTAAGCCAATGGGTAAACAATTTGAAGGTTTAAGATATAAAATTCAAATATCACCATTAGATTGTACTGGATGTGGAAATTGTGCAGATATTTGTCCAGCTAAAGAAAAAGCATTAATTATGAAACCTATTGAAACTCAAACAGAAAAAGAAATTCCAAATTGGGAATTTGCAATGACTGTAACTGAGAAAAAAGATAGAATGAATTTAAATACTGTTAAAGGAAGTCAATTTGCACAACCTTTATTAGAGTTTTCTGGAGCTTGTGCAGGTTGTGGAGAAACTCCATATGCAAAAGCAGTTACTCAACTTTATGGAGATAGAATGTTAATAGCTAATGCAACAGGTTGTTCATCAATTTGGGGTGGTTCAGCTCCTTCAACTCCATACTGCATGAATTCAAAAGGTCAAGGACCTGCTTGGGCTAATTCATTATTTGAGGATAATGCAGAATACGGATATGGAATGGCTGTAGCAACAAATCAATTAAGAGATAAATTAGAAGTATTAATGAATGAATTAATTGAATTAAATGTTTCTGATGAAGTTAAATCTGTAATGAAAGAGTGGATAGATTCTAAAGAAGATGCAGAAGGTTCTAAAAAAGCATCAGCGAAGGTATTAGATGTTATAAATTCAAATGATATTACAGATGAAAAAGCAAAATCTATATTAAAACAAATTGGAGAAACTAAAGACTACCTAGTTAAGAAGTCAGTTTGGATTATAGGTGGAGATGGATGGGCATATGATATTGGATTTGGAGGTTTAGACCATGTGTTAGCGTCTGGAGAAAATATCAATGTATTAGTATTTGATACTGAAGTGTATTCAAATACTGGAGGACAGTCTTCAAAAGCTACTCCAACATCAGCTGTAGCTAAATTTGCTGCATCAGGTAAGAAAACTAAGAAGAAAGATTTAGGAATGATTGCAACAACTTATGGATATATTTATGTAGCACAAGTATCTATGGGTGCAAATAAAAATCAATTTATGAAAGCATTAGTTGAAGCAGAAAGTTATGATGGACCTTCAATTATAATAGCTTATGCACCATGTATAAATCATGGAATAAAGGCAGGTATGGGTAAAGCACAAGAACAAGAAAAGAACGCAGTAGATGCAGGATACTGGCATTTATATAGATATAACCCAACACTTAAAGAAGAAGGAAAGAATCCATTTATATTAGATTCTAAAGAACCAAAAGCTTCATTTAGAGATTTCTTAATGAGTGAAGTTAGATATACTTCATTAGCAGCTACATTCCCTGAATTTGCAGATCAATTGTTTGAAAAAGCAGAGAAAGATGCAAAAGAAAGATATGAAAATTATAAGAGAATGGCTGAAATGGAATATTAA